TGACGACGAACTGGTTGAACGTAAGGCCAACCTGCGTGCCGATGAGGATGTTGGGCGGATCGCCGATCAAGGTCGCGGTTCCGCCGATGTTCGAGGCGAGGATCTGCGAGAACAAGAACGGATAGGGTTTGACCTTGAGCTGTTCGGTGATCACCAGGGTCACCGGCACGACGAGCAGGACGGTCGTGACGTTGTCGAGCAAGGCGGAGACGACGGCGGTGACGATCGCCAGCATGGCGAGGATGCCGGCGGGGCTGGCATTAACCAGTTTTGCCGTCCAGATCGCCATGTATTCGAACACGCCGGATTTGCGCGTGATCGAGACGATGATCATCATCCCGACGAGCAGGCCGATGGTGTTGAAATCGATCCCCTTGATCGCTTCCTCCTGGGAGAGGATGCCGAGGATGATCATCAGTAGCGCGCCCAGAAGGGCGACGATCGAGCGGTTGATTTTTTCGCTCATGACGCCAGCGTAGGTGGCGACGAGCACCCCTACGGCGATCAGCATCGAGTTCATGACGGCGTGGTCCTTGGCTCCGGTAAAATCATTGGTCCCGAATGGCTCGCTTGAGCCGGTACGAACGCACCGATTACCGGGCGGGGGGGCGGGCGATTCGTTGCAGAATGTCCCAGGTGGAAACGACCCCCAAAAGCCGGCCGGAGGCTTTCTCGACGACGGGCAGGTAGGTCCGGGTCCGATAGAGGAAGAGCACGGCGTTCATCACCGGCGTTTCGGGATGAAGGACCTGGCCCTCCGTTTCCAGGTATTCGCTGACCGGCTCGCCGGCGACGGCGCGAAATCGCTCGTTGGCGTCGTCGAGCGTATCGGACATGAAGCCGACTTCGACAAGGCGGGCAATTTCGGGGATCTGGCCCTCGAGCGCGACGATCTTCGGCAGCAGCAGGGCGACGAGCCGGCTGCGCAGGAACATGCCGAGATACCGCTCCGCCTCGTCGACCACCGGCAGCGCCAGCAGTTTGTCCTCAAGTAGCCGATGCAGCGCGGTCTCGATGGTGTCCCCGCTCTTGAGAACCGCGGGGGTGGTGGTCATGATGGAACGACAGGTCTGCGACGCGGGTACAGTCACCGCGATCTCCCTTGTCAGAGTGATGGATGGGGCGTCGGCACATCCGTGATCGCGCGCCGTTCGCAAAGAGACGATCGACCGACGTGCGCCGGTCGAGCACCGCCATCGGCGCGATGATCAGGAAGATCGGCGAATCGAAGTCCTACCGCACACACCATCGCCTAGCCCTCCCTGACGCGGCCGCGTCGAGGGTACTTGCGGCGAGACGACAAGCACGGCATGGACGAGTGCCGCGTCGCTCGATGCACGTTTCGGGAAAAGCGCCGTTTGGCGGTCCCTGCCCCTGTCGGCCGTTTGTTTTCGCGTCGGACATTCGTGCCCGATCCGCGCCGACGCTAGCGTCCGCGCGGTGCAATGGCAAGGGCGACAAATGGCGGGTGCAAACGCGCAGCGGACGTGCTCGAAATCAAAGGATGGTCGTCGCCGCGAACCAGGCGACGATCGCAAGGCGTGCCGCCAGTCGCACGCCGGGCGTTACTTCGGGATGTCCCGAGCTGCGCCAGATGCCGACGGTCACGAGGACGCTGTAGGGCAGAGGCAGGACATGGAGCAGAGAGGCCAGCCAAGCGAGCTT
This genomic stretch from Rhodospirillales bacterium harbors:
- a CDS encoding CBS domain-containing protein; translation: MTVPASQTCRSIMTTTPAVLKSGDTIETALHRLLEDKLLALPVVDEAERYLGMFLRSRLVALLLPKIVALEGQIPEIARLVEVGFMSDTLDDANERFRAVAGEPVSEYLETEGQVLHPETPVMNAVLFLYRTRTYLPVVEKASGRLLGVVSTWDILQRIARPPAR